One Pirellulales bacterium genomic window, CCGCCACTTGCCCGCGCCGCCCGCGTTGCAGGTCGCAACGAGGCCGAACGAATGCAGGTAATCAACGTCCTTTTCGCCCTCGAGCACAAGCACAGCCGCCGCCGCGTCGGCAGCCGCTAGTTCAGGTAAGCGATAGGGTACAACGCGAACGCCCTTGACCGACCAGTCCCACCCGCCGCCCGGCTTCGGTTTGCGTTGCCGAAAATCTTTCGGATCGAAACGTACTACCTGAAATAGCAACTCGCCAACTTGCGAACGGTAATCGTAGGTGGCAACTATTTTTGGTCGGTGGTTGTTTGTTCCGTTGCGCTTGCTGGGCGAAGGCATAAGGTCCGCCATCTTCAAGCCGATAGCCCCCAGCACGTCCGCCGTGGCGCAACCCGCGTGGCAATGTACGCCGATCTTGCCATCGCCATTCAGGCACGCAACGGACAGCGACGCCCGATTATCTTCGTGGGCGGGGCAGCAGGCTTGCCATTGCTTCTTACCCGTTTTTTGCACGCACGCAAGCCGAGACAAAACGTCATCTATCATTGCCGCCCCCCCGCCGTTTGGCATACTCGGCCAACTTTTCGCGCACGTCGGCGCGCCGCAATTGCCGCCGGCGCAGCAGCGCGATTTCGAGCGCGGCTCGCTCTTCATTGACCGGTTCACGCGGTGGGCAGAGAATTGGAACCAGGCCGGTTGGCATGTTCACGCTGTATGTTGTAAAATTCATCTTGCTTCTTTCATTTTTGGCCCGTTACCCTTGCCGGGGTGCGGGCTTTTTTTTGCCCGCCGGGCATAGTGGCAAATAGCTATACGCCCAACCTCGCCGTTTCACGTTCGGCGCGCTCGATTGCGGATTCCCGTTGCGCGGGAGCACGACCGCCAATTTCGCCGTTGCGCGCGACCGTCACCTGCGCCACCCAATCCGCGAACGCGGCGCGTGTGGTGTACCGCTTGTGCCCAATGCAAAAAGTGGGGAGCACGATTCCGGCACAGCCGCGGAGCGCCCAGCGCCAGGTGCTTACGGGAGAGACGCCTTGTTCGCGGGCGAGCGCCGGCAAAGAAACACGATCATTCGCCGTGGCGACAGGAAGGGATACCATAGTGACCTCGTAGTAGCAGGTGAAACGTACTACAAGGCACTGTAGCGAACGAAACGCGCGCCTATTGCAATAGGCGCGCCAACATGAAGCAAACTATTTTTCCTTGCGGAGCCGGCGGTTGAGCGTGCCGAGATTAATGCCGAGAGATTCGGCAGCCTTCGATTTGAGAAAAGAGATTTTGTTGTCGGCGGCAGCCGTGGGGAACATGTGCTTGGCCCGCTCTATTGCCTGTTCCGCCTCCTTGCGTTTCTCGCAACTCTTTTGCTTATTGGCTTTTGCCCGCCCCTTTTGCATCGCCTTGGGCCGATCCACGATGACCCGTCGGCCGACCAGAACAATCGGAGCGTAGGTCGCTTGGTTTGCCACTTGCTCAATATCCTGCCCCACCTCAATCGCCAGGCGGACGATGGAATCCAGGTTGCTACCGTCGGCAAGTTTCGTTTCCAGTAGGTCGATGAGAGACAGAGCGGAAATTGCATCGCGGATGTATCCACCCGTGGGCGCGCCATCAAT contains:
- a CDS encoding DUF1580 domain-containing protein, producing the protein MVSLPVATANDRVSLPALAREQGVSPVSTWRWALRGCAGIVLPTFCIGHKRYTTRAAFADWVAQVTVARNGEIGGRAPAQRESAIERAERETARLGV